One Phycisphaeraceae bacterium DNA window includes the following coding sequences:
- the serA gene encoding phosphoglycerate dehydrogenase, producing MTHSPLDGDDDRADQSRMKAVLFEGVHGNADALLRDAGATVERHVAAGEGDRLDSALRSAEVIGIRSRTRLRAEHLKDTSALAIGCFCIGTDQVDLAAAADAGIAVFNAPFANTRSVAEMTLAEVVVLSRRLFQKSAELHAGRWDKNARDAHEVRGRTLGIVGYGHIGSQLSILAEALGLRVLFFDIARRLPLGNAHSVPSLHHLLEHSDIVSLHVPATPQTRGMIGAAELARMKPGAVLINNARGGVVDIDALAAALHQGRLSGAAIDVFPSEPEQNGASFETPLRGLPNVILTPHIGGSTEEAQALIALEVAEKLAKYLTHGSTSTSVSVPEVDLPLRRDDQLRIAHFHQNVPGVLRQLHTVLADLGVNINAEYLQSNRSLSYVIMDVDPSAPVDEIARRLAAVPETIRMRLLGGPVTPATMAT from the coding sequence ATGACGCACTCCCCCCTCGATGGCGATGATGATCGCGCGGATCAGTCCCGCATGAAGGCCGTCCTCTTCGAAGGTGTGCATGGGAACGCCGACGCACTCCTGCGCGACGCCGGCGCCACCGTCGAACGCCATGTCGCGGCCGGCGAAGGTGATCGGCTCGACTCCGCGCTCCGCAGCGCGGAAGTGATCGGCATTCGCAGTCGAACGCGCCTTCGAGCCGAGCACCTCAAGGACACCTCCGCCCTCGCCATCGGGTGCTTCTGCATCGGGACGGACCAGGTGGATCTCGCTGCCGCGGCCGACGCCGGCATCGCGGTCTTCAACGCGCCCTTCGCCAACACCCGGAGCGTGGCGGAGATGACGCTCGCCGAAGTCGTGGTGCTCTCTCGGCGCCTCTTCCAGAAGAGCGCCGAACTGCACGCGGGGCGCTGGGACAAGAATGCGCGCGACGCCCACGAAGTTCGCGGGCGCACGCTCGGCATCGTGGGCTACGGACACATCGGAAGTCAGCTTTCAATCCTCGCCGAGGCGCTCGGACTCAGGGTGCTCTTCTTCGACATTGCGCGGCGGCTTCCGCTCGGCAACGCCCACTCGGTGCCCTCGCTCCATCATCTGCTTGAACACTCGGACATCGTGTCGCTGCATGTGCCCGCCACGCCACAGACGCGCGGCATGATCGGCGCCGCGGAGCTGGCGCGCATGAAACCTGGTGCCGTGCTCATCAACAACGCCCGCGGCGGGGTCGTCGACATCGACGCGCTCGCAGCGGCGCTCCACCAGGGGCGCCTCTCCGGCGCCGCCATCGATGTCTTTCCCAGCGAACCCGAGCAGAATGGCGCGTCATTCGAGACACCCCTGCGCGGACTTCCCAATGTGATCCTGACGCCTCATATTGGCGGCAGCACCGAGGAAGCGCAGGCGCTCATCGCCCTCGAGGTGGCGGAGAAGCTCGCGAAGTACCTGACCCACGGCTCCACCTCGACCAGCGTGAGCGTGCCTGAAGTCGACCTGCCGCTGCGACGCGACGATCAACTCCGCATCGCTCACTTCCATCAGAATGTGCCCGGAGTTCTTCGGCAGTTGCACACGGTGCTCGCCGATCTCGGTGTCAATATCAATGCCGAGTACCTCCAGAGCAATCGATCGCTCAGCTATGTGATCATGGATGTGGATCCGTCGGCGCCGGTGGACGAGATCGCCCGCCGATTGGCCGCCGTCCCCGAGACCATCCGAATGAGACTTCTCGGCGGCCCGGTGACCCCCGCTACGATGGCGACATGA
- a CDS encoding UvrD-helicase domain-containing protein, with the protein MDAGMRDETRDEAMIPRPSPSEVSGSAALTPSQQRAVEHVDGPVLVLAGPGSGKTRVITRRIAHLVSIGIPAWQIMALTFTNKAASEMRRRVDSLIPADAPGRRGLVVSTFHSFASMLLRHHPEETGLRPGFVIHDTSDQRDTMKRVIADLGVGGRWTPASALAQVSRLKNALRSPADAAGDGDFRGRSVARLYEAYQAELARSNAVDFDDLLYMTARLLRSKEALRRAYSERFRYLLIDEYQDTNHAQLVIARAIAEHGNIMVVGDPDQSIYGWRGADLRNILEFEEAFPGAEIIPLGENFRSTGYIVDAASSLIRHNTRRRHKVLSTSLGPGRRPLIIGCFDEHHEAQELVGRLREAERSGMAWRDMAVLYRMNALSRVVEDALRRDGVPYQVVRGTAFFERREVKDALAYLRVLSNPADATSLRRIVNVPARGLGDVSLDRLDETARARDLSLSAMLLRASEAGVTGRALKAAGTLGALFERWRSLGRQADASALGELVRAVIDESGLRSHYTSREESDEDFEDEDRLANLDELENAAHEFVTNAYAEGDQLDASNAARAEDLERSWQGEADLVASMDGDSDLGDRREPPDAACDGDMADPTAAVDGPGPMQAPKRNALEALAAWLESVALVADSDALDGERGAVTLMTLHAAKGLEFPLVAMIGLEEGLLPHARSIESADGCEEERRLCFVGMTRAERTLLLLHSGTRIVHGVRHSTRESRFLGEIDAKQVERVDAMRSASSDVFDDLESGHQGSGGRPGWRGSGRGAEEQVFRVDRSEDWHGGKPSAPRRASPTSGGTAGARGATLQGFSVGSMVRHPLFGIGRVIELLPRAGASSVRVNFNSAGVKTLVLAYAKLQKLT; encoded by the coding sequence ATGGACGCAGGGATGCGAGATGAGACGCGGGATGAAGCGATGATTCCGCGCCCGTCGCCGAGCGAGGTCTCGGGCAGCGCGGCGTTGACGCCATCGCAGCAGCGCGCGGTCGAGCATGTCGATGGTCCCGTGCTCGTGCTCGCCGGTCCCGGGTCCGGCAAGACGCGCGTCATCACGCGCCGCATTGCCCACCTCGTGTCGATCGGCATTCCCGCGTGGCAGATCATGGCGCTCACCTTCACCAACAAGGCGGCGTCGGAGATGCGCCGGCGCGTCGACTCGCTCATTCCTGCCGATGCGCCGGGGCGGCGCGGTCTGGTGGTCAGCACCTTCCACTCGTTCGCCTCCATGCTGCTGCGGCATCACCCCGAGGAGACGGGATTGCGCCCCGGCTTCGTCATTCATGACACCTCCGATCAGCGCGACACCATGAAGCGGGTGATCGCTGATCTGGGTGTCGGCGGACGGTGGACTCCCGCGTCGGCGCTCGCGCAAGTGAGCCGACTGAAGAACGCGCTTCGATCTCCCGCCGATGCCGCAGGCGATGGCGACTTTCGCGGGCGCTCCGTGGCCCGGCTGTACGAGGCCTATCAGGCGGAGCTCGCGCGATCGAATGCCGTGGACTTCGATGACCTGCTCTACATGACGGCGCGCCTGCTGCGATCGAAGGAGGCGCTGCGGCGCGCCTACTCGGAACGCTTCCGGTACCTGCTCATCGATGAGTACCAGGACACCAATCACGCGCAGCTCGTCATTGCTCGCGCCATCGCCGAGCACGGCAACATCATGGTGGTGGGCGACCCCGACCAGTCGATCTACGGCTGGCGCGGCGCAGACCTCCGCAACATTCTCGAGTTCGAGGAGGCATTTCCCGGCGCGGAGATCATTCCGCTCGGTGAGAACTTCCGCTCCACCGGGTACATCGTTGATGCGGCCTCGTCGCTCATTCGTCACAATACGCGGCGACGACACAAGGTCTTGTCGACCTCACTCGGCCCGGGGCGGCGGCCGCTCATCATCGGCTGCTTCGATGAACACCACGAAGCGCAGGAACTGGTCGGCCGTCTTCGCGAGGCGGAGCGCTCGGGAATGGCCTGGCGCGACATGGCGGTGCTCTATCGCATGAACGCGCTGTCGCGCGTCGTCGAAGATGCACTGCGACGGGATGGCGTGCCCTACCAGGTCGTGCGCGGCACGGCGTTCTTCGAGCGGCGCGAGGTGAAGGATGCGCTCGCCTACCTGCGCGTGCTTTCCAATCCCGCCGATGCGACGAGCCTGCGACGAATCGTCAATGTGCCCGCGCGAGGGCTGGGTGATGTGAGCCTCGATCGCCTCGACGAGACGGCTCGGGCCCGTGATCTGTCGCTCTCGGCCATGCTGTTGCGCGCGTCGGAGGCGGGGGTGACGGGCCGAGCGCTGAAGGCGGCCGGCACGCTCGGCGCCCTCTTCGAGCGGTGGCGCTCACTCGGCCGCCAGGCGGATGCCTCGGCCCTGGGAGAGCTCGTGAGAGCCGTCATCGATGAGAGCGGCCTCCGCAGTCATTACACCTCGCGCGAGGAGTCGGATGAGGATTTCGAGGATGAGGATCGCCTCGCGAATCTCGATGAGCTTGAGAACGCGGCGCATGAGTTCGTGACGAACGCCTATGCCGAGGGCGATCAGCTCGATGCCTCGAATGCGGCGCGAGCCGAAGATCTCGAACGCTCGTGGCAGGGTGAGGCCGACCTCGTGGCGTCGATGGATGGCGACAGCGATCTCGGCGATCGGCGCGAGCCGCCCGACGCCGCATGCGATGGCGACATGGCAGATCCGACGGCCGCGGTCGATGGCCCTGGGCCCATGCAGGCCCCCAAGCGCAACGCACTCGAAGCGCTGGCCGCGTGGCTCGAGAGCGTGGCGCTGGTCGCCGACTCCGATGCCCTCGACGGCGAGCGCGGTGCCGTCACGCTGATGACGCTGCACGCCGCCAAGGGACTGGAGTTCCCGCTTGTCGCGATGATCGGGCTCGAAGAGGGCCTGCTGCCGCACGCCCGGTCGATCGAGAGTGCCGATGGGTGCGAGGAGGAGCGGCGCCTCTGCTTCGTGGGCATGACTCGCGCGGAGCGCACGCTGCTCCTGCTGCACAGCGGGACGCGCATCGTGCATGGTGTCCGACACTCGACGCGCGAAAGCCGATTTCTTGGTGAGATCGACGCGAAACAGGTGGAGCGCGTCGATGCCATGCGCAGCGCATCGAGCGATGTCTTCGACGACCTTGAATCGGGGCACCAGGGATCGGGCGGCCGACCAGGGTGGCGAGGGTCTGGTCGCGGGGCGGAGGAGCAGGTCTTCCGCGTCGATCGCTCCGAGGACTGGCATGGCGGCAAGCCGAGCGCACCGCGTCGCGCGTCACCGACCTCCGGCGGTACCGCGGGTGCGCGAGGCGCCACCCTCCAGGGATTCTCCGTGGGATCGATGGTGCGGCATCCTCTCTTTGGCATCGGCCGGGTCATCGAACTCCTGCCGCGGGCTGGTGCGTCGAGCGTGCGCGTGAACTTCAACTCGGCTGGCGTGAAGACCCTCGTTCTCGCCTACGCCAAGCTTCAGAAGCTCACTTGA
- a CDS encoding cobalamin-dependent protein (Presence of a B(12) (cobalamin)-binding domain implies dependence on cobalamin itself, in one of its several forms, or in some unusual lineages, dependence on a cobalamin-like analog.), producing the protein MARVIHEPTTSIEKLDRCADLPHRPRVLLGKMGLDGHDRGVKLIARLLRDSGAHVIYSGLWQTPRSLALGARDEDADCIACSMMSNSHLVLVPKLVEECGKVGRPDMVINVGGIIPQEDVQALRNAGVARVYHTGTGLNEIVDSVRGATRPYGPADFEHPTARLSRLISLAHAGTLPKEAPRRRPKQVIGITGAPGAGKSTLVASMAREAVRRGDRLAVVAFDPMSPITSGALLGDRLRVDFNAVDDGVFYRSLAIAGEDYATLDAIIELIGAAGYERLIVETVGAGQNDVAIRRHVDRCAVVVVPGMGDSVQMDKAGILEIADLFVVNKADFAGESKLVRDLLDIAGGRPIHETIATQGKGVVELLDALLPPLRS; encoded by the coding sequence ATGGCGCGAGTGATCCACGAACCGACGACATCGATCGAGAAACTCGACCGCTGCGCCGATCTTCCACACCGGCCGCGCGTGCTTCTCGGGAAGATGGGGCTCGATGGGCATGATCGCGGTGTGAAGCTCATCGCCAGATTGCTGCGCGACTCAGGCGCCCATGTCATCTACTCGGGGCTCTGGCAGACGCCGCGCTCGCTCGCGCTCGGTGCCCGTGACGAGGACGCTGACTGCATCGCATGCAGCATGATGAGCAATTCGCATCTCGTGCTGGTGCCGAAGCTTGTCGAGGAGTGCGGCAAGGTGGGACGCCCCGACATGGTCATCAATGTCGGCGGCATCATTCCACAGGAGGATGTCCAGGCGCTCCGCAATGCCGGTGTGGCGCGCGTCTATCACACGGGCACTGGCCTGAACGAGATTGTCGACAGCGTGCGGGGCGCGACGCGACCGTACGGCCCCGCCGACTTCGAGCATCCCACGGCGCGCCTCTCCCGCCTGATCTCCCTGGCCCATGCCGGCACGCTGCCGAAGGAAGCGCCGCGCCGACGACCGAAGCAGGTGATCGGCATCACCGGTGCACCCGGCGCGGGTAAGAGCACGCTGGTCGCGTCGATGGCGCGCGAGGCGGTGCGCCGCGGCGATCGGCTCGCCGTCGTGGCCTTCGATCCGATGAGCCCGATCACCTCGGGAGCACTCCTGGGCGATCGCCTTCGCGTCGACTTCAATGCCGTTGATGATGGTGTCTTCTATCGCTCGCTGGCGATTGCCGGCGAGGACTACGCCACCCTCGACGCGATCATCGAGCTGATCGGTGCGGCCGGGTACGAGCGACTCATCGTCGAGACGGTCGGCGCCGGGCAGAACGATGTCGCGATCCGGCGGCATGTCGATCGCTGCGCCGTGGTCGTCGTGCCGGGCATGGGCGACAGCGTGCAGATGGACAAGGCCGGAATTCTCGAGATCGCCGACCTCTTCGTAGTCAACAAGGCGGACTTCGCGGGTGAGTCGAAGCTCGTCCGCGATCTCCTCGACATCGCCGGGGGCCGACC
- the map gene encoding type I methionyl aminopeptidase, producing MTITRAQDMTLAEEAAARVVRIHEALVAMIRPGVTAIEVDRFVAQKLDELGCSSCFLGYRVRGHPPYPSHACISVNDCIVHGTHLSEREPFAPGDLLKIDIGVRYRGFIGDAAWTYSVGTQTELGRRLQECGRESLRRGVQAMVAGRPLIDWAKAVQSAVEIDAGFHLVRGLGGHGIGRSLHEPPFISNVVPSYPGEWSEAWKPFEVGMLLAVEPMIAVSTTEIRTSGREWPIRTADGSLSVHYEADVLITADGPRNLTQGLFNLPDVVGA from the coding sequence GTGACGATCACCCGAGCGCAGGACATGACTCTCGCGGAAGAGGCGGCCGCCCGCGTCGTGCGCATTCACGAGGCGCTCGTCGCCATGATTCGCCCCGGCGTGACGGCGATCGAAGTCGATCGTTTCGTCGCGCAGAAGCTCGATGAACTCGGCTGCTCAAGCTGCTTCCTCGGCTATCGCGTGAGAGGTCACCCGCCCTACCCGAGCCACGCCTGCATCAGCGTGAATGACTGCATCGTTCACGGCACGCACCTTTCCGAGCGCGAGCCGTTCGCGCCGGGCGATCTCCTGAAGATCGACATCGGCGTGCGATACCGAGGCTTCATCGGCGACGCCGCGTGGACCTACTCCGTCGGCACCCAGACTGAACTCGGTCGGCGCTTGCAGGAGTGCGGCCGCGAGTCGCTCCGGCGCGGCGTGCAGGCGATGGTCGCGGGCCGACCGCTCATCGATTGGGCCAAGGCGGTTCAGAGCGCGGTGGAGATTGACGCCGGGTTCCACCTGGTCCGCGGGCTGGGCGGTCACGGGATCGGTCGCTCCCTGCACGAGCCGCCATTCATCTCCAATGTCGTCCCGAGTTATCCGGGCGAGTGGTCGGAAGCGTGGAAGCCCTTCGAAGTCGGCATGCTGCTCGCGGTCGAACCCATGATCGCCGTCTCGACCACGGAGATCCGCACCTCGGGACGCGAGTGGCCCATTCGAACAGCCGATGGAAGCTTGAGCGTGCACTACGAAGCGGATGTGCTGATCACCGCGGACGGCCCCCGCAACCTCACGCAGGGCCTCTTCAACCTCCCCGATGTGGTCGGCGCGTGA
- a CDS encoding S9 family peptidase — MIAIALLPSALVALQSPSAPPPTRRDPVVEVFHGQSITDDYRWLEALDSESAEVEAWTTAQNDFTRARLDALPCRSALESALRPLMEIGAISAPRMRGNLYFYTERTGSQNQPVVKVRQGFDGAPRDLLDLNSLDQTGLTSLDWMNPSRDGALLAFGLSRSGSEMSELHILDTATGRWLADQISGKVSFSSWTPDGKGFLYSVLRDPKDPYSREVRFHEVGTSPRFDPVLLKQENPSEIPFAALSTDGRWLFTGLFRGWQANDLSVMRFDDWRRTGTLAPIPIAKGLDARTQPASTLGDTLWATTTFNAPNTRLVRIDLNAPGDPSAWQTVVPERADAVLQGAQLARDLLVLDYEQDASSRLTRVSLDGSPRGDIALPGLGTASLSTEEERSEAFLTFTSFTEPRSIYRLDLAEGAEPSSGIASSAARATLPPPSLALWARPEVPVDPSKYEVQQVRAKSRDGTMIPMFIVTRKGVTPQGDNPCLLYGYGGFNVSLTPFFNPTIIPWLDAGGVWVQANLRGGGEYGEAWHRAGMRDKKQNVFDDFYACAEWLIEQRWTNSRRLVIEGGSNGGLLTGVAVTQRPELFAAAIVGVPLLDMLRYDRFLLAKFWVPEYGSAEDPEAYGWLRAYSPYHHVQQGTAYPAVFLHTGENDSRVHPLHARKMAARLQAMTTSDPETKPILLWVDRDGGHGQGKPLSLRLRDRADQWAFVMWQTGLCR, encoded by the coding sequence ATGATTGCCATTGCGCTTCTTCCGTCGGCCCTCGTCGCTCTTCAAAGCCCTTCTGCACCGCCACCCACGCGGCGCGATCCAGTGGTCGAGGTCTTCCACGGTCAATCGATCACCGATGACTACCGCTGGCTCGAGGCGCTCGACTCCGAGTCTGCCGAGGTGGAGGCGTGGACCACGGCCCAGAACGACTTCACGCGAGCACGACTCGACGCCCTGCCCTGTCGAAGCGCGCTGGAGTCGGCGCTGCGACCGCTCATGGAGATCGGCGCCATCTCGGCGCCACGCATGCGCGGGAATCTCTACTTCTACACCGAGCGCACCGGCAGTCAGAATCAGCCGGTGGTGAAGGTCCGCCAGGGTTTCGATGGCGCCCCGCGCGATCTCCTCGATCTCAACTCGCTCGACCAGACCGGACTCACATCGCTCGATTGGATGAACCCGAGCCGTGATGGCGCACTCCTTGCCTTCGGGCTGAGCCGCTCCGGCAGCGAGATGAGCGAACTTCACATTCTCGACACCGCCACTGGTCGCTGGCTCGCTGATCAGATCTCGGGCAAGGTCTCCTTCTCCAGTTGGACTCCGGATGGCAAGGGGTTCCTCTACAGCGTGCTGCGCGACCCGAAGGACCCCTACAGCCGCGAGGTGCGCTTCCACGAGGTGGGCACCAGCCCGCGCTTTGATCCCGTGCTCCTGAAGCAGGAGAACCCGAGCGAGATTCCCTTCGCCGCGCTCTCCACCGACGGCCGCTGGCTCTTCACGGGCCTCTTCCGGGGATGGCAGGCGAATGACCTCTCGGTGATGCGCTTCGATGACTGGCGGCGCACCGGCACGCTCGCGCCGATCCCGATCGCGAAGGGGCTCGATGCCCGCACGCAACCCGCGTCGACGCTCGGCGACACGCTGTGGGCGACGACGACCTTCAACGCTCCGAACACGCGTCTGGTGCGCATCGACCTGAACGCGCCGGGCGATCCTTCGGCGTGGCAGACCGTGGTGCCGGAGCGCGCGGACGCGGTGCTTCAAGGGGCGCAACTCGCCCGCGACCTGCTCGTGCTCGACTATGAACAGGATGCCTCATCGCGGCTGACGCGCGTGTCGCTCGACGGAAGTCCTCGCGGCGACATTGCCCTGCCGGGCCTCGGCACGGCGTCACTCAGCACCGAAGAGGAGCGCAGCGAAGCATTCCTCACCTTCACAAGCTTCACCGAGCCGCGCAGCATCTATCGACTCGACCTTGCTGAAGGCGCTGAACCCTCGAGCGGAATCGCCAGCTCGGCCGCGCGAGCCACGCTTCCGCCGCCGTCCCTCGCGCTCTGGGCTCGACCGGAAGTCCCCGTGGACCCCTCGAAGTACGAGGTCCAGCAGGTCCGCGCGAAGAGTCGCGACGGCACGATGATCCCGATGTTCATTGTGACGCGCAAGGGTGTCACGCCGCAGGGTGACAACCCATGCCTGCTCTATGGTTACGGCGGTTTCAATGTCTCCCTGACTCCGTTCTTCAACCCCACGATCATTCCGTGGCTCGATGCGGGTGGCGTCTGGGTGCAGGCCAATCTGCGCGGCGGCGGCGAGTACGGCGAAGCGTGGCATCGCGCCGGCATGAGGGACAAGAAGCAGAATGTCTTTGATGACTTCTACGCCTGCGCCGAGTGGCTCATCGAACAGCGCTGGACCAACTCACGCCGACTGGTCATCGAGGGCGGAAGTAACGGCGGTCTGCTGACGGGAGTGGCCGTCACGCAACGGCCTGAGCTCTTCGCTGCTGCCATCGTGGGAGTCCCGCTTCTGGACATGCTCCGATACGACCGCTTCCTGCTGGCCAAGTTCTGGGTGCCCGAGTACGGCAGCGCCGAAGACCCCGAGGCGTATGGCTGGCTGCGCGCCTACTCGCCCTATCACCATGTGCAGCAGGGCACGGCCTATCCCGCGGTCTTTCTGCACACCGGTGAGAACGACAGTCGCGTCCATCCCCTGCACGCACGCAAGATGGCGGCACGGCTCCAGGCGATGACGACGAGCGACCCCGAGACGAAACCGATCCTCCTGTGGGTCGACCGCGACGGCGGCCATGGACAGGGCAAGCCGCTCTCGCTGCGCTTGCGCGATCGCGCCGATCAGTGGGCCTTCGTGATGTGGCAGACCGGGCTCTGCCGTTGA
- a CDS encoding type II secretion system protein GspG, whose protein sequence is MSQQGHWYSEGAPPTDSPLPPPRVNGLGIAGFVVGLIGLCGCLGLLSPIGLILSLFALTRAPRGWAIAGTVVSAIGCCCLLPMGLPLVLVATGVVSVSAFAIWIVNTFGLGPEGKTALFASIVAAMISIYYAQNGVLPPTLDDLDLAPEILRDGWGQPFVYEITDQGGFVLRTLGADGKEGTADDFELEGVLQGGSLQIQPRPRRLPVVPTAPADSAAPPDPTGESAP, encoded by the coding sequence ATGAGCCAACAAGGTCACTGGTACTCGGAGGGGGCGCCGCCAACCGATTCACCGCTGCCGCCGCCGAGAGTCAATGGACTCGGCATCGCAGGATTTGTTGTCGGTCTGATCGGCCTCTGTGGATGCCTTGGGCTGCTTTCGCCCATCGGACTCATCCTGAGCCTCTTCGCGCTCACCAGGGCGCCACGGGGGTGGGCCATTGCGGGCACTGTCGTGAGCGCCATCGGCTGCTGCTGCCTGCTTCCCATGGGTCTGCCTCTGGTGCTCGTCGCGACCGGTGTGGTTTCCGTCTCCGCATTCGCCATCTGGATCGTGAACACCTTTGGCCTCGGACCCGAGGGCAAGACCGCCCTCTTCGCCTCGATCGTCGCCGCGATGATCTCGATTTACTACGCGCAGAACGGCGTCCTTCCGCCGACGCTCGACGACCTTGATCTCGCTCCGGAGATCCTGCGCGATGGCTGGGGGCAACCCTTCGTCTACGAGATCACGGACCAGGGTGGCTTCGTTCTCCGAACGCTCGGCGCTGATGGCAAGGAAGGCACGGCCGATGACTTCGAGCTCGAGGGGGTGCTGCAAGGCGGAAGCTTGCAGATTCAGCCGAGGCCGAGACGCCTGCCCGTGGTTCCGACCGCACCCGCCGACAGCGCCGCTCCCCCCGACCCAACCGGGGAGAGCGCGCCCTGA
- the hutI gene encoding imidazolonepropionase, translated as MTVATIHRARVVSLRGPAGYRRGAQLRDLGVIERGWVTVRDGLIHGVGEGEPPELIGEIHDAHGATLLPLLVDAHTHLLWAGRRDDEWALKWSGTPYLEIVKRGGGIMSSVRATRAASDHELDHLLRTRLAECRMLGSGAIEVKTGYGLRVEDEFRMLESILRVAAHSPAPVVPTFLGGHALDPGLPTQVEAMIDEGLPRLAERLPGAVVDAFCDDGGWSLEQCRRYLERARDLGLRLRLHADQFSVKGGVEMAVELGALSVDHLEASGEPQLRRLAGSETAGVVLPCCGFALDGRFAPARRLVDMGGAIVVASNANPGSAPSLSLAFSMALAVRHLGLTPAEALTAATWNAAVLLGLDREVGSIEVGKRADLMMVEGSELSLIFDVAGPGPRWSMIGGQFPRRLLP; from the coding sequence ATGACCGTCGCCACCATCCACCGAGCCCGCGTGGTTTCTCTCCGCGGTCCCGCCGGCTACCGGCGAGGCGCGCAGCTGCGCGATCTCGGCGTCATCGAGCGCGGCTGGGTCACGGTGCGCGACGGTCTCATTCACGGCGTGGGTGAAGGCGAACCTCCGGAGTTGATCGGTGAGATTCACGACGCGCACGGTGCCACGCTCCTGCCGCTGCTGGTCGATGCGCACACGCACCTCCTGTGGGCGGGCCGTCGTGATGACGAGTGGGCGCTCAAGTGGTCGGGAACTCCCTATCTCGAGATCGTGAAGCGCGGCGGGGGCATCATGAGCAGCGTGCGCGCCACTCGCGCCGCGTCGGATCATGAACTCGACCACCTGCTGCGCACGCGACTCGCCGAGTGCCGCATGCTGGGCAGCGGCGCCATCGAGGTGAAGACCGGCTACGGATTGCGCGTCGAAGATGAGTTCCGCATGCTCGAGTCCATCCTCCGCGTGGCCGCTCACTCTCCCGCGCCGGTGGTCCCGACCTTCCTCGGGGGTCATGCCCTCGATCCCGGCCTGCCCACGCAGGTCGAGGCGATGATCGACGAAGGGCTGCCACGCCTCGCCGAGCGACTGCCGGGCGCGGTCGTGGATGCCTTCTGCGACGATGGCGGGTGGAGCCTCGAGCAGTGCCGTCGCTACCTCGAGCGGGCGCGGGACCTCGGGCTGCGACTGCGACTTCATGCCGACCAGTTCTCGGTGAAGGGCGGCGTCGAGATGGCCGTCGAACTCGGCGCCCTGAGCGTCGATCACCTTGAAGCGAGCGGTGAACCACAACTGCGCCGACTGGCCGGAAGCGAGACTGCCGGCGTCGTCCTCCCCTGCTGCGGCTTCGCGCTCGATGGTCGCTTCGCCCCCGCGCGGCGATTGGTGGACATGGGCGGCGCCATCGTGGTGGCGAGCAATGCGAACCCCGGCTCGGCGCCGTCGCTCAGCCTCGCCTTCTCGATGGCGCTCGCGGTCCGTCACCTGGGGCTGACGCCAGCCGAGGCGCTGACCGCGGCGACATGGAACGCCGCCGTGTTGCTCGGCCTCGATCGCGAGGTGGGATCAATCGAGGTCGGCAAGCGGGCGGACCTGATGATGGTCGAAGGCAGCGAACTCTCACTGATCTTCGATGTGGCGGGCCCTGGCCCACGCTGGAGCATGATTGGGGGACAATTCCCTCGGAGACTGCTGCCGTGA
- a CDS encoding dCTP deaminase yields MTVLCDTQIRELVGIEPFAENERRPGVVSFGVSSYGYDVRVGTRFKIFTNATSGGVAVVDPKRFTNDLFLTIDTKETGRDHVIIPPNSFALAETIETFAIPRDVLAICVGKSTYARCGIIVNVTPLEPEWRGRVTIEISNTTPLPAKIYANEGIAQMVFLKADRVCAVSYADKGGKYQDQAGLTLPMVDGISPDS; encoded by the coding sequence ATGACCGTCCTCTGCGACACGCAGATTCGAGAACTCGTCGGTATTGAGCCCTTCGCTGAGAACGAGCGGCGCCCCGGTGTCGTCAGCTTCGGTGTCTCAAGCTACGGCTACGACGTGCGCGTCGGAACGCGCTTCAAGATATTCACCAACGCGACCAGCGGCGGTGTCGCGGTCGTCGATCCGAAGCGCTTCACGAACGACCTCTTTCTCACCATCGACACGAAGGAGACCGGGCGTGACCATGTCATCATTCCGCCCAACTCCTTCGCGCTCGCCGAGACGATCGAGACCTTCGCGATTCCCCGTGATGTGCTCGCCATCTGCGTCGGCAAGAGCACCTACGCCCGATGCGGGATCATCGTGAATGTCACGCCGCTCGAACCTGAGTGGCGCGGCCGCGTGACCATCGAGATCTCGAACACCACGCCGCTGCCCGCCAAGATCTACGCCAACGAAGGCATCGCCCAGATGGTGTTCCTGAAGGCGGATCGCGTCTGCGCGGTCAGCTACGCGGACAAGGGCGGCAAGTACCAGGACCAGGCAGGCCTGACCCTGCCCATGGTTGACGGCATTTCTCCGGATTCGTGA